In a single window of the Methylococcus sp. Mc7 genome:
- a CDS encoding diguanylate cyclase, with product MRIELQNLTVALAYAAAGLGTSTLLAGCSFFPSPFWPPAGIALAAALLGGARLWPGIFAGAFFVNWRLFGEPFPLAAAISLVNVATPVLGALLVRWTTRSKQPFFRLRHVVCFVVFGALVPACLAASAGIALAVSAGLVPLRGVDSAWWRWTLSEAGGIFLLGPTLILWCGRRRERRLAGKPGEAVTVAASTLVFAAAVFLGIRAPTHPFEGLPYLLFAPILWLTVRSSLHAATALLSAVALIAIGGTLLRHGPFHLLGSTQPLLNVGLLVVALGTSTLATGALVSERRAAEEKLLRMNETLERRVAERTEELHYRATHDGLTDVCNRAYFFERGEAMLAEARDSGRPLAALIIDIDDLKVINDSYGHHMGDAAITRVAEACGAGLRAGDLVGRIGGDEFAALLPDTSAADARRVTARIARTLRSASASEPGVGASIGVAVREESDTGLDALLRRADAAMYAEKQSRSGGEP from the coding sequence ATGCGCATCGAATTACAAAATCTGACCGTCGCCCTTGCCTATGCCGCGGCAGGACTCGGCACCTCGACGCTGCTCGCGGGATGCAGCTTTTTCCCTTCGCCTTTCTGGCCGCCGGCCGGCATCGCCCTGGCGGCGGCGCTACTGGGCGGCGCCCGGCTGTGGCCCGGCATCTTCGCCGGGGCTTTCTTCGTCAATTGGCGACTGTTCGGCGAACCGTTTCCGCTGGCGGCGGCCATATCCCTGGTCAACGTCGCCACCCCGGTTCTCGGCGCGCTCCTCGTCCGCTGGACGACGCGGTCCAAACAGCCGTTCTTCCGGCTGCGCCACGTGGTCTGTTTCGTCGTTTTCGGCGCGCTCGTGCCGGCCTGCCTTGCCGCTTCCGCAGGGATAGCGCTCGCGGTGTCGGCCGGTCTCGTTCCGCTGAGAGGTGTCGACAGCGCCTGGTGGCGCTGGACGCTTTCCGAGGCGGGCGGCATTTTTCTTCTGGGACCGACGCTGATCCTGTGGTGCGGCAGGCGCCGCGAGCGCCGGCTGGCGGGAAAACCTGGGGAGGCTGTCACGGTGGCGGCCTCGACGCTGGTCTTCGCCGCCGCCGTATTTCTGGGAATCCGTGCGCCCACGCACCCGTTCGAGGGACTTCCCTACCTGCTGTTCGCCCCGATTCTGTGGCTGACCGTGCGCAGTTCGCTGCATGCGGCCACCGCCCTGTTGTCGGCCGTGGCGCTGATCGCGATCGGCGGCACCCTGCTGCGGCATGGGCCGTTCCATCTCTTGGGAAGCACTCAGCCCTTGCTGAACGTGGGTTTGCTGGTGGTGGCCCTGGGGACCTCCACGCTGGCCACGGGGGCCCTGGTCAGCGAACGCCGCGCCGCCGAAGAGAAACTGCTGCGGATGAACGAGACCCTCGAACGGCGCGTGGCGGAGCGCACCGAAGAGCTGCATTACCGCGCCACCCACGATGGCCTCACCGATGTATGCAACCGCGCCTACTTTTTCGAACGGGGCGAGGCGATGCTCGCCGAGGCGCGCGATTCCGGCCGGCCCCTGGCGGCCCTGATCATCGACATCGACGATCTGAAAGTCATCAACGACAGCTACGGCCATCACATGGGCGATGCCGCCATCACCCGGGTCGCCGAAGCCTGCGGTGCCGGGCTGCGGGCGGGCGACCTGGTCGGCCGGATCGGCGGCGACGAATTCGCCGCGCTCCTGCCGGATACGAGCGCGGCCGACGCCCGCCGGGTTACCGCCCGGATCGCCCGAACGCTTCGGTCGGCTTCGGCTTCCGAACCCGGTGTCGGAGCCAGCATAGGCGTGGCGGTGCGCGAAGAATCCGACACCGGGCTGGACGCATTGCTGCGCCGGGCCGATGCCGCCATGTATGCGGAGAAGCAAAGCCGTTCCGGCGGGGAGCCGTAA
- the cas2 gene encoding CRISPR-associated endonuclease Cas2 has translation MAQNLPRLHIISYDIADPRRLTRLHRYLSGLGVPLQYSVFVAELSPRKRARMLETIGEIIDPRRDDVRVYPFPLHGERIRLGRQSFPEGVFLIDRGCDLLSLSKS, from the coding sequence GTGGCCCAAAACCTCCCCCGGCTCCACATCATCAGCTATGACATCGCCGATCCCCGCCGTCTGACCCGTCTGCACCGCTATCTCAGCGGTCTGGGCGTACCCTTGCAGTATTCGGTATTCGTCGCCGAACTCTCACCGCGCAAACGGGCGCGCATGCTCGAAACCATCGGCGAAATCATCGATCCGCGCCGCGACGACGTCCGCGTTTATCCCTTTCCCCTGCATGGCGAACGCATCCGGCTCGGACGCCAGAGCTTTCCCGAGGGCGTCTTCCTCATCGACCGCGGCTGCGACCTGCTTTCCCTGAGCAAATCCTGA
- a CDS encoding CRISPR-associated endonuclease Cas1: MKPLYLYGSNLQVANDGAALKISQPEHAPRWYPLGRLSRVVSTRNVEWSTAALLLCAESGITVTFLDGDGRLAMRCIGPRPSPHDRFAQRLDELLQHPDRDTLYADWLDGVERSALRSLIRRAGLAFAPDLTATELRRLFLDSAKEMGGYDAYRAIGAHLRCLLNSHVTQTLHDLGVDLSQCAALGFDPVAGWVRLLRWEFELPCAAWLEYRLQQGRIAESPSPSEIVAWYERRRERLDWLTRSITSRMHRWLIETV, encoded by the coding sequence ATGAAACCGCTCTACCTTTACGGCAGCAACCTTCAGGTCGCCAACGACGGCGCCGCGCTGAAAATCAGCCAGCCCGAACATGCGCCGCGCTGGTACCCCCTGGGCCGGCTATCACGGGTGGTATCCACGCGCAACGTCGAGTGGAGCACCGCGGCCCTGCTGCTGTGCGCCGAATCCGGCATCACCGTCACGTTCCTCGATGGAGATGGCAGACTCGCCATGCGCTGCATCGGACCGCGTCCCTCGCCGCACGACCGCTTCGCCCAACGCCTCGACGAATTGCTCCAGCACCCCGACCGCGACACGCTCTACGCCGACTGGCTCGACGGCGTCGAGCGTAGCGCCCTCCGCAGCCTGATCCGCCGCGCCGGTCTCGCCTTCGCACCCGACCTCACCGCCACGGAGTTGCGGCGGCTGTTCCTCGACTCCGCCAAGGAAATGGGGGGATACGACGCCTACCGGGCCATCGGCGCTCACCTTCGCTGCCTGCTGAATTCACACGTCACCCAGACCCTGCACGATCTCGGCGTCGACCTGAGCCAGTGTGCCGCGCTCGGCTTCGACCCCGTCGCCGGCTGGGTCCGCCTGTTGCGGTGGGAGTTCGAGCTGCCCTGCGCAGCGTGGCTGGAGTACCGGCTCCAGCAAGGCCGTATCGCCGAAAGTCCGTCGCCGTCCGAAATCGTTGCCTGGTACGAACGACGGAGAGAAAGACTCGACTGGCTGACCCGCAGCATCACTTCCCGTATGCACCGCTGGCTGATAGAAACGGTTTGA